A part of Macrobrachium nipponense isolate FS-2020 chromosome 26, ASM1510439v2, whole genome shotgun sequence genomic DNA contains:
- the LOC135199817 gene encoding crustacyanin-C1 subunit-like: protein MNTFRLLLVAVLVMGGTAYRKLNIPDYVVPGTCPAINEKQLWEMQKPRLFQMGGIWYQIANTPMEFQPIDKCLQVKYTWDGEGFTTAAMGLSRDGVTMKNEGRLYPMPYNEPRLEITAEHSIPAPLVILDTDFYNYACLYSCMEMGGRYITDMGFVYSRKPQLHQAYQGICDEAFRKAGVDLKRFVKTYQGDTCTYPEGRVDGQLSWA from the exons ATGAACACCTTTCGCCTTCTCCTCGTCGCCGTCCTAGTGATGGGTGGGACCGCCTACCGGAAGCTCAATATTCCGGATTATGTGGTCCCTGGAACATGTCCTGCAATCAATGAGAAACAGCTCTGGGAAATGCAAAAGCCCAGACTTTTCCAG aTGGGAGGGATATGGTACCAGATTGCTAACACTCCTATGGAATTTCAGCCCATCGATAAATGTTTGCAGGTCAAATACACCTGGG ACGGAGAGGGCTTTACCACGGCTGCCATGGGTCTCTCGAGAGATGGGGTCACCATGAAGAACGAAGGAAGGCTGTATCCTATGCCTTACAACGAGCCACGACTAGAGATCACTGCGGAGCATT CCATTCCAGCGCCGCTGGTCATCCTGGACACCGACTTCTACAACTACGCCTGCCTCTACTCCTGCATGGAAATGGGTGGGAGGTACATAACCGACATGGGCTTCGTCTACTCTCGCAAGCCGCAACTGCACCAGGCCTACCAGGGGATTTGCGACGAGGCCTTCAGGAAGGCTGGTGTGGACCTCAAGCGGTTCGTCAAGACCTACCAAGGAGACACTTGTACATATCCAGAAGGACGAGTTGATGGACAGCTGTCGTGGGCTTAA
- the LOC135199819 gene encoding crustacyanin-C1 subunit-like → MKQLSLSLVAIFLTLDAVISMPDFVKPGPCPNVNKAVLWEQQQRNHWQMDGDWYQHSSSPNPFDPFAKCVLWRLEYLGGAFRTESIGLDANGAAKKTLGSLFYDLPGKQLEVTHEGAPPAPLVVLDTDYKNYACFYSCKDTQRKFYADIGFIFSRTPNMDPNHVRICHEAFNKIGVDATAFVKTPQGADCSYDNKQLEVV, encoded by the exons ATGAAGCAACTGTCCCTCTCCCTCGTCGCCATTTTCCTGACCCTAGATGCGGTCATAAGTATGCCGGACTTCGTGAAACCAGGTCCATGCCCTAATGTGAACAAAGCGGTGCTGTgggaacaacaacaaagaaaccACTGGCAG ATGGACGGAGACTGGTACCAGCATTCTAGCTCCCCCAATCCCTTCGACCCGTTCGCGAAATGTGTTTTGTGGAGACTCGAATACC TTGGAGGAGCTTTCCGAACGGAGTCGATAGGCCTCGATGCAAATGGGGCCGCAAAGAAGACGCTGGGGTCACTTTTCTACGATTTACCCGGAAAGCAACTTGAAGTCACTCATGAGGGAG CTCCGCCAGCACCACTGGTTGTACTCGACACCGACTACAAAAACTACGCTTGCTTCTACTCCTGCAAGGATACACAGAGGAAATTTTATGCTGACATTGGCTTCATCTTCTCTCGAACTCCCAATATGGATCCTAATCACGTCAGAATTTGCCACGAAGCCTTCAACAAAATTGGCGTCGATGCCACGGCTTTCGTCAAGACTCCGCAGGGGGCTGATTGCTCCTACGACAACAAGCAACTAGAGGTCGtctga
- the LOC135199818 gene encoding crustacyanin-A1 subunit-like has translation MGLSRDGVTMKNEGRLYPMPYNEPRLEITAEHSIPAPLVILDTDFYNYACLYSCMEMGGRYITDMGFVYSRKPQLHQAYQGICDEAFRKAGVDLKRFVKTYQGDTCTYPERRVDGRLSWA, from the exons ATGGGTCTCTCGAGAGATGGGGTCACCATGAAGAACGAAGGAAGGCTGTATCCTATGCCTTACAACGAGCCACGACTAGAGATCACTGCGGAGCATT CCATTCCAGCGCCGCTGGTCATCCTGGACACCGACTTCTACAACTACGCCTGCCTCTACTCCTGCATGGAAATGGGTGGCAGGTACATAACCGACATGGGCTTCGTCTATTCTCGCAAGCCGCAACTGCACCAGGCCTACCAGGGGATTTGCGACGAGGCCTTCAGGAAGGCTGGTGTGGACCTCAAGCGGTTCGTCAAGACCTACCAAGGAGACACCTGCACATATCCAGAGCGAAGAGTTGATGGACGGCTGTCGTGGGCTTAA